One window of the Perca fluviatilis chromosome 5, GENO_Pfluv_1.0, whole genome shotgun sequence genome contains the following:
- the LOC120559200 gene encoding amphoterin-induced protein 3-like, whose product MTSRLYPGPLLVLLCLIHGAEESCPSVCLCVSDTVSCSSSGLAKLPLSLPSFSVTLDISHNHLSWLGAGSFKRMPRLENLRMTHNQLGSLGHGVFRNASGLRHLDLSSNKLHVVEQHYFQGLWRLEELLLFNNKITQVEAGTLSGLSSLKKAYFSLNQITHFPFFSIQDHSHPFLTMLDLSSNRLSRLPWEDVKALPGLVQRGLYLHNNSLICDCSMYSVFWHWDLRGYDALKDFTDEHTCTTYGNPRASIRFLQHSRFFHNCTVESAVSLPVTVLLSNVLVSEGEGVHLDCQTSLSSTDLSFTWLSPSKGYITQTSINDTLISLFPNGTLEIQATKVNDSGLYVCTAVDIKQALNATREVNVTVLLPPAESFNTGYTTLLGCLVTTICILIYLYMTPCRCSCCKQPKPPAIPIETYDHSTLTSVFSPSTRSQHKIQNDKHVAFMEPIISEEGTEWIPEG is encoded by the coding sequence ATGACCTCCAGACTGTATCCAGGCCCTCTCCTGGTGCTGCTCTGTCTCATCCACGGCGCTGAGGAGTCCTGTCCctctgtgtgcctctgtgtatCTGACACAGTGAGCTGTAGCTCCAGTGGTCTGGCCAAGTTACCCTTGTCCCTGCCCTCCTTCTCTGTCACCCTTGACATCAGCCACAACCATCTGTCCTGGCTGGGTGCGGGCAGTTTCAAAAGGATGCCTAGATTGGAAAACCTCCGGATGACCCACAACCAGCTGGGCTCCCTGGGCCATGGGGTATTTCGCAACGCCTCTGGCCTCAGGCACCTTGACCTGTCCTCCAACAAGCTGCATGTGGTGGAGCAACACTACTTCCAGGGGCTGTGGAGGCTGGAGGAGCTCCTTCTCTTTAATAATAAGATCACACAGGTGGAGGCCGGCACATTGAGCGGCCTGAGCAGCTTGAAAAAGGCCTACTTCAGCCTCAACCAGATCACACACTTCCCGTTCTTCTCCATCCAAGACCACAGTCACCCTTTCCTGACCATGCTGGACCTCTCGTCCAACCGTCTGAGCCGTCTGCCATGGGAGGATGTGAAAGCTTTGCCCGGGTTGGTGCAGCGGGGGCTGTACCTCCACAACAACTCTCTGATCTGTGACTGCTCCATGTACAGCGTTTTCTGGCATTGGGATCTCAGGGGTTACGACGCACTGAAGGACTTTACTGATGAGCACACTTGCACCACCTATGGGAACCCACGAGCGTCCATCCGGTTTCTGCAACACTCCCGCTTCTTCCACAACTGCACTGTGGAAAGCGCTGTCTCACTGCCAGTGACCGTGCTCCTCTCCAACGTGTTGGTTTCAGAGGGAGAAGGAGTGCATCTGGACTGCCAAACGTCCCTGAGTAGCACAGACCTCTCATTTACATGGCTCTCCCCCAGCAAGGGGTACATCACCCAGACTAGCATTAATGACACGCTAATTAGCCTATTTCCTAATGGTACCTTGGAGATCCAAGCAACCAAGGTCAATGACTCAGGTTTGTACGTGTGCACAGCTGTGGATATTAAACAGGCACTGAACGCGACCCGGGAGGTGAACGTGACGGTGTTGCTGCCTCCAGCAGAGTCATTCAACACTGGCTACACAACATTGCTGGGCTGtttggtgaccacgatctgcaTCCTCATATACCTCTACATGACTCCGTGTCGCTGCAGCTGCTGTAAACAGCCCAAACCTCCAGCTATCCCAATTGAGACTTACGACCACAGCACCCTAACTTCCGTTTTCTCCCCCTCCACTAGATCCCAGCACAAAATCCAAAATGACAAGCATGTAGCATTCATGGAGCCAATAATAAGTGAAGAAGGAACGGAATGGATACCTGAAGGTTGA